One Glycocaulis abyssi DNA window includes the following coding sequences:
- a CDS encoding heme lyase CcmF/NrfE family subunit, whose amino-acid sequence MIAELGRFLIALALIVSLAQMVLSWVGASQGGRSPYAAAGRTASLAALLSSAFGFALLIVTFIQSDFSVAYVAGHSHVDKPLFYKITAAWGGHEGSMLLWCLILALFGYGLTRVGPADPALRARAVSLQGLLQSLFFAFLVFASNPFDRLDPAPLQGRDLNPILQDPALAFHPPLLYLGYVGLSAAFAIAAAGLIQKTSGRDIARALRPWAIGAWTSLTAGISLGAWWAYYELGWGGWWFWDPVENASFMPWLLGAALVHSVIATEKRGAFPGWTVFLALLAYVLSILGAFLVRSGVITSVHAFALDPERGVWILGMLGVSAVAGFGLFALRAGHLGEGEGFEPTSREAFIGANNLLLAAASGVVLVGTLYPLFVEMLGGAPVSVGPPYFDAAATPLLILALLLVPIAPFLPWANGGARPALKQMRAAFLLLPVALAGIALVWFGAPVLAVIGGALGVWVMAGAAMDVFRSLPLAQTRVLKFATAGRAMAHAGVGFIALGAAADASRPPDVNSALGSGESIEIAGRTLTLTDVRRADGPNYLADRATLSVSGGGTISPERRYYWAADQHTREVGLGSSLRGDLYVSIGEARPREDGSAAYEIRAAFHPLVWMLGLGATLIVLGGFSALTAQVLTRRQRTVQP is encoded by the coding sequence ATGATTGCAGAACTTGGCCGTTTTCTGATCGCGCTGGCCCTGATCGTCTCACTGGCGCAGATGGTATTGAGCTGGGTTGGGGCCAGTCAGGGCGGGCGCTCGCCTTATGCCGCTGCCGGGCGCACGGCCAGCCTCGCGGCGCTTCTTTCCTCGGCGTTCGGCTTTGCGCTGCTGATTGTCACCTTCATCCAGTCTGATTTCTCGGTCGCCTATGTTGCCGGGCATTCCCATGTCGACAAGCCGCTTTTCTACAAGATCACGGCGGCCTGGGGCGGGCATGAAGGCTCGATGCTGCTCTGGTGTCTCATTCTGGCGCTGTTTGGCTATGGCCTGACGCGGGTGGGACCGGCCGACCCGGCGCTGCGCGCACGCGCGGTCAGCCTGCAGGGTCTGCTGCAAAGCCTGTTCTTTGCCTTTCTGGTGTTCGCCTCCAACCCGTTTGACCGGCTTGATCCGGCTCCGCTGCAGGGCCGTGACCTAAATCCGATCCTGCAGGACCCCGCGCTCGCCTTTCACCCCCCGCTTCTCTACCTGGGCTATGTCGGCCTGTCGGCGGCATTTGCCATCGCGGCGGCCGGACTGATCCAGAAAACATCCGGGCGCGACATTGCCCGCGCGCTGCGCCCCTGGGCGATTGGCGCGTGGACCAGCCTGACGGCGGGTATCTCGCTGGGGGCCTGGTGGGCCTATTACGAGCTGGGCTGGGGCGGATGGTGGTTCTGGGACCCGGTGGAGAATGCCAGCTTCATGCCGTGGCTGCTGGGGGCCGCTCTGGTTCACTCGGTCATCGCCACCGAAAAGCGCGGAGCTTTCCCCGGCTGGACGGTGTTCCTCGCGCTTCTGGCTTATGTCCTCTCGATCCTTGGCGCGTTTCTGGTCCGCTCCGGCGTCATCACGTCGGTGCATGCCTTCGCGCTCGATCCCGAGCGCGGTGTCTGGATTCTCGGCATGCTGGGCGTGTCGGCTGTCGCGGGCTTTGGCCTTTTTGCACTGCGTGCCGGGCATCTGGGTGAGGGCGAAGGCTTTGAGCCGACCAGCCGCGAAGCCTTCATCGGGGCCAATAACCTGCTTCTTGCGGCGGCTTCGGGCGTGGTGCTGGTCGGCACGCTCTATCCCCTGTTTGTGGAGATGCTGGGCGGTGCGCCGGTCTCTGTCGGTCCGCCCTATTTCGATGCGGCGGCAACGCCTTTGCTGATCCTTGCCCTCCTGCTGGTACCGATTGCACCCTTCCTGCCCTGGGCCAATGGCGGGGCCAGACCGGCCTTGAAGCAGATGCGGGCGGCCTTCCTTCTCCTGCCGGTAGCGCTGGCGGGTATCGCTCTGGTCTGGTTTGGTGCGCCGGTGCTGGCCGTGATTGGCGGGGCGCTGGGCGTATGGGTGATGGCGGGGGCCGCGATGGACGTGTTCAGATCGCTGCCACTGGCACAGACGCGCGTGCTGAAATTTGCCACGGCCGGGCGGGCCATGGCGCATGCCGGGGTGGGCTTCATCGCACTGGGCGCGGCCGCCGATGCCTCGCGTCCGCCGGATGTGAACAGCGCGCTGGGAAGCGGAGAGAGCATCGAGATCGCCGGGCGCACCCTGACGCTTACCGATGTGCGCCGCGCCGATGGTCCCAACTATCTGGCCGACCGCGCCACCCTGTCAGTATCCGGTGGCGGCACGATCAGCCCGGAGCGGCGCTATTACTGGGCCGCGGACCAGCATACGCGTGAGGTGGGGCTCGGCTCATCGCTGCGGGGTGATCTCTATGTCTCCATCGGCGAGGCGCGCCCGCGCGAGGATGGCAGTGCGGCCTACGAAATCCGCGCCGCCTTCCATCCGCTAGTCTGGATGCTGGGCCTTGGCGCGACCCTGATCGTGCTGGGCGGGTTTTCAGCGCTCACCGCGCAAGTCCTCACTCGCCGCCAGCGTACGGTGCAGCCATGA
- the ccmE gene encoding cytochrome c maturation protein CcmE, giving the protein MIKARKRLWVVLASAGVLVAAGLLAGFALRDAMTFFHSPAMVAEAPPLPGQRIRVGGLVIEGSVERPASGGASFSVTDTIADIRISYAGSLPDLFREGQGIVAEGAFAETGLFVASRVLAKHDEAYMPPEVASALASAEAQDSLPGATGRDAWTLGQARIGQDRT; this is encoded by the coding sequence GTGATAAAGGCGCGCAAACGTCTATGGGTCGTGCTGGCATCTGCCGGCGTGCTGGTGGCTGCGGGCCTGCTGGCAGGCTTTGCCTTGCGTGATGCGATGACGTTTTTTCATTCGCCTGCCATGGTGGCTGAAGCGCCGCCACTGCCCGGCCAGCGCATCCGCGTGGGCGGTCTGGTGATTGAAGGATCAGTGGAGCGCCCGGCATCGGGCGGCGCCAGCTTTTCCGTGACCGACACCATCGCCGATATCCGCATCAGCTACGCCGGTTCACTGCCTGATCTGTTCCGCGAGGGGCAGGGCATTGTTGCCGAGGGCGCGTTCGCCGAAACCGGCCTGTTTGTCGCCAGCCGGGTGCTGGCCAAGCATGATGAAGCCTATATGCCGCCAGAGGTCGCTTCGGCTCTGGCCAGCGCCGAGGCGCAAGACAGCCTGCCCGGTGCGACAGGGCGCGATGCCTGGACGCTGGGGCAGGCGCGGATCGGGCAAGACCGTACATGA
- a CDS encoding tetratricopeptide repeat protein produces the protein MIALTLIIAALGVGVAMWVASPLARGAAGPMHRLVAFGVMAVLAIAALGAYLVGGQPGLEGQPYAATEARLAELPPEDLTAEEQEERLRAIVRREPGNPEALAMLGRFLAFDGRHLEAIAMLERSARVREDARVFSDLGQALVNLNEGTVTPEAERAFAAAMELDETLPEPAFFMGAAAYDAGDREAALGHWAGIVGRLPEDDPFRQAIAVRAADLLSRPAGGPQMMDPDALDPDESPDAMVARMVAGLEAGLEAYPDDLTRWMVLARVRAVREDRDGARAAIAEARARSGGDAGTGAILDALVRAGGLDAEAEGETE, from the coding sequence ATGATCGCCCTGACGCTGATTATTGCGGCGCTTGGCGTCGGCGTGGCGATGTGGGTTGCCTCCCCGCTGGCGCGTGGCGCTGCCGGTCCGATGCACCGGCTGGTGGCGTTCGGTGTGATGGCCGTGCTCGCCATAGCGGCGCTGGGTGCCTATCTGGTGGGCGGCCAACCCGGCCTTGAAGGTCAGCCCTATGCGGCTACCGAAGCCCGGCTGGCAGAGTTGCCGCCCGAAGACCTGACCGCAGAGGAGCAGGAGGAACGCCTGCGCGCCATTGTGCGGCGTGAACCGGGCAATCCCGAAGCGCTGGCCATGCTCGGCCGCTTTCTGGCGTTTGACGGACGCCACCTGGAAGCCATTGCCATGCTGGAGCGCTCGGCGCGTGTACGCGAAGATGCGCGGGTGTTCTCCGATCTGGGTCAGGCGCTGGTGAACCTCAATGAAGGCACGGTCACGCCAGAGGCCGAGCGCGCGTTTGCCGCGGCGATGGAGCTGGACGAGACCTTGCCCGAACCCGCCTTCTTCATGGGCGCAGCTGCCTATGATGCGGGTGATCGTGAGGCGGCGCTCGGTCATTGGGCGGGCATCGTAGGCCGCCTGCCGGAAGATGATCCTTTCCGCCAGGCCATCGCGGTGCGCGCCGCTGACCTGCTGTCGCGCCCGGCTGGCGGCCCGCAGATGATGGACCCCGATGCGCTTGACCCCGATGAAAGCCCGGATGCGATGGTGGCACGAATGGTCGCAGGGCTGGAGGCTGGACTTGAAGCTTATCCGGATGATCTAACCCGCTGGATGGTGCTGGCGCGTGTGCGGGCGGTCCGCGAAGACCGTGATGGCGCACGCGCCGCGATTGCCGAGGCCCGCGCCCGCTCTGGCGGGGATGCCGGTACCGGCGCTATTCTCGACGCGCTGGTGCGCGCGGGCGGCCTGGATGCTGAAGCAGAAGGGGAAACCGAGTGA
- a CDS encoding DUF938 domain-containing protein, with protein MTGSSPIALENRGQTGARLSSPSAARNREVIAATLAQVLPQDAAVLEIASGTGEHALACLSARADLRWQPSDPDPASRASIDDWASEAAGRMASALDLDTQHSGWWRAVPRPVSAVFCANMIHIAPWQAAEGLAEGGAALLDEGGYLILYGPFLEGEATAPSNLAFDASLKSRDPRWGVRALDDVAALMARHGLVLAQRLAMPANNLTLVFRKGAP; from the coding sequence ATGACCGGCTCATCTCCCATCGCTCTTGAGAATCGCGGCCAGACCGGCGCGCGCCTGAGTTCTCCGAGTGCAGCGCGCAATCGCGAGGTCATCGCGGCCACGCTGGCGCAGGTTTTGCCGCAAGATGCGGCCGTGCTGGAGATTGCCAGCGGTACCGGCGAGCATGCTCTGGCCTGCCTGTCGGCGCGCGCTGATCTGCGCTGGCAGCCGAGCGACCCCGATCCCGCCTCGCGCGCCAGCATTGATGACTGGGCGAGTGAAGCCGCCGGGCGAATGGCGAGCGCGCTCGATCTGGACACGCAGCATTCAGGCTGGTGGCGGGCCGTGCCGCGTCCGGTGTCTGCGGTGTTCTGCGCCAACATGATCCATATCGCGCCGTGGCAGGCCGCCGAAGGGCTTGCCGAGGGCGGCGCGGCGCTGCTGGACGAGGGCGGTTATCTCATCCTGTACGGGCCGTTTCTCGAAGGCGAGGCGACCGCGCCGTCAAATCTGGCTTTCGATGCCAGCCTGAAATCGCGTGATCCGCGCTGGGGCGTCCGGGCGCTGGATGATGTCGCGGCGCTGATGGCGCGCCATGGCCTTGTTCTGGCGCAGCGCCTGGCCATGCCGGCCAATAATCTCACCCTTGTTTTCCGGAAAGGTGCGCCATGA
- a CDS encoding type II toxin-antitoxin system RelE/ParE family toxin has product MTTLTPAKIAQLRALMSALPAAFAARIVETARTGDETMGELLHACSRKPELYTRERFFAPLAPLSLDPAHARPSLAHIPPAMLATVWSWMDETLAPDITAAMTERCANPLMPLDEKAEDSLRADASKRILAAIEELRDDPRATKQLRHRLGVSDFRAVRDLAAILRAGPVLRKAMADIPPSIAELEEGLSQTLRDRYDAACAADPDAGVWFLYLVMARLARPWAILRVFEKIARRDDDFLLSRTDVSTIGDALLEDAAYYVSGFAEIPASIEAAQEMATALTQFATVTVGMSREIGIRKDGGWGRQIMALRQRASAQMEAIHGAALAQLDKTVPDPHKALPARLILSGDALEAAATRMEVFCTFLRLTRDDASRAAVGGAHAGVLDRMNQRLDMASGAVLAQMRGSQGDDALTERAAVIARLMTAMGQQESAAVFLRRAAAARAA; this is encoded by the coding sequence ATGACGACGCTCACACCTGCCAAGATTGCCCAGCTACGTGCTCTGATGAGCGCGCTGCCTGCGGCGTTCGCTGCCCGCATTGTCGAGACGGCAAGGACGGGTGACGAGACGATGGGCGAGCTTCTGCATGCGTGCTCACGAAAGCCGGAACTCTATACACGTGAACGGTTTTTCGCGCCGCTCGCCCCTTTGAGCCTTGACCCGGCCCATGCCCGCCCGTCGCTGGCGCACATTCCCCCTGCCATGCTCGCGACCGTCTGGAGCTGGATGGACGAGACGCTCGCGCCGGACATAACCGCAGCGATGACGGAACGCTGTGCAAACCCGCTCATGCCGCTGGACGAAAAGGCAGAAGACTCGCTGCGGGCCGATGCCTCAAAGCGCATCCTGGCCGCGATTGAAGAGCTGCGCGACGATCCGCGTGCGACAAAGCAGCTACGCCACCGGCTTGGGGTCAGTGATTTCCGGGCAGTGCGTGATCTCGCGGCCATTTTGCGGGCCGGGCCTGTCTTGCGCAAAGCGATGGCCGATATTCCCCCCAGTATTGCCGAGCTCGAGGAGGGCCTGTCCCAGACCCTGCGCGACCGCTATGACGCAGCCTGCGCCGCCGACCCTGATGCGGGCGTCTGGTTTCTCTATCTTGTGATGGCGCGCCTTGCGCGGCCCTGGGCGATCCTGCGCGTGTTCGAGAAAATCGCCCGGCGCGACGATGATTTCCTGCTCTCGCGCACGGACGTCTCCACGATCGGTGACGCCCTGCTGGAAGATGCGGCCTATTATGTCAGCGGCTTTGCCGAGATTCCCGCCAGTATTGAGGCCGCCCAGGAGATGGCCACCGCCCTGACCCAGTTTGCCACCGTGACCGTGGGGATGAGCCGCGAAATCGGCATTCGCAAGGATGGGGGCTGGGGACGCCAGATCATGGCACTGCGCCAGCGTGCGTCTGCGCAGATGGAAGCCATTCATGGCGCAGCGCTGGCCCAGCTCGACAAGACCGTCCCCGACCCGCACAAGGCGCTCCCTGCGCGGCTCATACTCTCCGGCGATGCGCTGGAGGCGGCGGCGACGCGGATGGAAGTGTTCTGCACATTTTTGCGGCTGACGCGCGATGATGCCTCGCGCGCGGCGGTGGGCGGGGCTCATGCGGGTGTGCTGGACCGGATGAACCAGCGGCTTGATATGGCGTCCGGAGCGGTGCTGGCGCAGATGCGGGGCAGTCAGGGTGATGATGCCCTGACAGAGCGCGCTGCGGTCATTGCCCGGCTGATGACAGCCATGGGCCAGCAGGAAAGCGCTGCTGTGTTCCTGCGGCGCGCCGCCGCAGCGCGCGCGGCGTGA
- a CDS encoding ATP-binding protein yields MSADSSDTLIERGSLLRRLSLLALSWGLILLTVGAVSLTAVFRQTVLTDLDNRQANIAEFLLIQLEATPDGGVVLTRDLLDPRFGQVFSGRYWQVSHANAPAGADPIERSRSLWDETIVLSDRLRSAAIAASGQAVAGNADGPDGEPLRLSVRAVVLPGLDGPVIIIAAEDRRPSDRRVWTFGLVAAGLLAGFAILLAVGVVVQVRVGLSPVLKLRRAVARVRDGETHRISGQYPSEMMPLANELNALIDHSREVVERARTHVGNLAHALKTPITVLSNEARGDDTRLGDLVRRQTDAMTGQVEHHLRRARAAANAKAIGARTPVGEVIEDLGRTLRRIYARRDITLDWTVEGNPVFRGERQDLEDLIGNLVDNACKWAASRVQISASTGAEGAVLLSVEDDGPGLDPQAREQVLGRGVRLDEQAPGTGFGLAIVSDLVKAYGGALALEVSALGGLDARLVLPGVIRTGETRH; encoded by the coding sequence CAGCTGGGGACTGATCCTGCTGACGGTTGGCGCTGTGTCGCTGACGGCGGTGTTCCGCCAGACGGTGCTGACCGATCTCGATAACCGGCAGGCCAATATCGCCGAATTTCTGCTGATCCAGCTGGAGGCGACACCCGATGGCGGTGTGGTGCTGACGCGCGATCTGCTTGATCCGCGCTTCGGCCAGGTGTTTTCCGGCCGCTACTGGCAGGTAAGCCACGCCAATGCGCCTGCCGGTGCGGACCCTATTGAGCGCTCCCGCTCTCTCTGGGATGAAACCATCGTTCTATCCGACAGATTGCGTAGCGCCGCTATTGCGGCGAGCGGACAGGCCGTGGCCGGCAATGCCGACGGGCCGGACGGTGAGCCCTTGCGCCTGTCGGTACGGGCGGTTGTCCTGCCCGGACTGGATGGGCCGGTCATCATTATCGCTGCCGAAGACAGGCGCCCGTCCGACCGGCGGGTCTGGACATTCGGCCTCGTTGCAGCCGGCCTGCTTGCCGGGTTTGCCATTCTGCTGGCGGTCGGCGTGGTGGTGCAGGTGCGCGTCGGCCTGTCGCCAGTGCTCAAACTGCGGCGCGCCGTGGCCCGCGTGCGCGATGGCGAAACGCACAGGATTTCAGGTCAGTACCCGTCCGAAATGATGCCGCTGGCCAATGAACTCAACGCGCTTATCGATCATTCCAGAGAGGTGGTCGAGCGCGCGCGCACCCATGTCGGCAATCTCGCCCACGCCCTGAAAACGCCGATCACCGTGCTCTCCAACGAGGCGCGCGGCGATGACACCCGGCTGGGCGACCTTGTCCGCCGCCAGACCGATGCGATGACCGGGCAGGTGGAGCACCATTTGCGGCGCGCCAGAGCCGCCGCCAACGCCAAGGCCATTGGCGCGCGCACACCGGTGGGCGAGGTGATCGAGGATCTGGGGCGCACCCTGCGCCGCATCTATGCCCGCCGGGACATCACGCTGGACTGGACTGTCGAGGGCAATCCGGTGTTCCGGGGCGAACGCCAGGACCTTGAGGACCTTATCGGCAATCTTGTCGACAATGCCTGCAAATGGGCGGCAAGCCGCGTGCAGATAAGTGCCAGCACCGGCGCGGAGGGCGCGGTTCTGCTGAGCGTGGAGGATGACGGGCCGGGGCTGGACCCGCAGGCGCGCGAACAGGTTCTGGGCCGGGGTGTCCGGCTTGACGAGCAGGCCCCCGGCACCGGCTTTGGCCTGGCGATTGTCAGCGATCTGGTGAAAGCCTATGGCGGGGCACTGGCGCTGGAGGTCAGCGCGCTCGGCGGACTGGACGCCAGGCTGGTCCTGCCAGGCGTGATCCGCACAGGGGAAACGCGCCATTAA